The Nitrospirales bacterium genome includes a window with the following:
- a CDS encoding CbiX/SirB N-terminal domain-containing protein, which yields MSDTERGVILVGHGGIPKDYPSDRVSTLKRLEAQRRAAGQPMSQEELELDNQIRTWPRTPETDPYQAGLEALASQMKPMLNGAHFSLAYNEFCGPTLSEAVEQLIGEGAKQITIVSTMFTPGGSHSEFEIPEELQELRAKHPEATLNYAWPFNLSQVAQMLTDHIRTFS from the coding sequence ATGAGCGACACAGAACGCGGAGTCATCCTGGTTGGACATGGAGGCATTCCCAAGGATTATCCATCAGATCGTGTCTCGACGTTGAAACGATTAGAAGCCCAACGGCGGGCAGCGGGCCAACCCATGTCTCAAGAAGAACTGGAACTCGACAACCAGATACGGACCTGGCCTCGCACACCTGAAACCGACCCCTATCAAGCCGGCCTCGAAGCCTTGGCCTCACAGATGAAACCGATGCTGAACGGCGCTCACTTCTCTTTGGCCTACAATGAATTTTGCGGACCGACGCTATCGGAAGCAGTCGAACAACTCATTGGGGAAGGCGCGAAACAGATAACGATTGTCTCGACGATGTTTACACCCGGCGGGTCACATTCCGAATTCGAAATTCCTGAAGAACTGCAGGAATTGAGAGCCAAACATCCAGAAGCAACACTGAATTATGCCTGGCCGTTTAACCTCTCTCAGGTAGCTCAGATGTTGACCGACCATATCAGGACATTCTCGTAG
- a CDS encoding VOC family protein: MATDEKAPRSQGPPRSSSVPLDTIHHIAVVVSDIEEGVSWYTKHFHCIIEYIDETWALLQFANTKLALVLPHQHPAHFAIVREDAEKFGTLTTHRDGLKSIYMKDIAGNPLEILKEEAEPDAD, from the coding sequence ATGGCTACAGATGAAAAGGCACCAAGAAGCCAGGGCCCGCCACGTTCGTCATCCGTTCCATTAGATACGATACACCATATCGCCGTCGTCGTATCAGACATCGAGGAAGGAGTTTCGTGGTATACGAAACACTTTCACTGCATCATTGAATATATTGATGAAACATGGGCCCTTCTACAATTCGCGAATACCAAGCTCGCTTTAGTGCTCCCCCATCAGCACCCCGCTCACTTCGCTATCGTACGTGAAGATGCGGAAAAATTTGGAACGTTGACGACTCATCGCGACGGACTCAAGTCTATTTATATGAAGGACATAGCAGGAAATCCCCTGGAGATTCTTAAGGAGGAAGCCGAGCCAGATGCAGATTAA